The following coding sequences lie in one Elusimicrobiota bacterium genomic window:
- the lptB gene encoding LPS export ABC transporter ATP-binding protein codes for MNTLKAEGLYKSYRRRAVVKNVSVEVNTGEVVGLLGPNGAGKTTSFSMIVGLVNPEKGKVMLNSRDITKLPMYKRARSGIGYLAQEPSIFQYMSVEDNIMAILETLKISAKERKTRLDTLITEFGLEKVRKQKGYQLSGGEKRRCEIARALVINPTFLLLDEPFTGIDPIAVDGLQDLVRRLKSRGLGILITDHNVRETLEIIDRAYIIYQGDILIQGTAEVLLNDPQARKIYLGEKFKM; via the coding sequence GGTTGTTAAAAATGTTAGTGTTGAAGTTAATACCGGCGAAGTAGTGGGTTTACTTGGCCCTAACGGTGCAGGGAAGACGACATCGTTTTCTATGATTGTAGGGTTAGTGAACCCCGAAAAAGGCAAGGTTATGCTTAACTCTCGGGATATTACGAAGTTACCGATGTATAAACGCGCACGCAGCGGGATTGGGTACCTCGCGCAGGAGCCGTCAATATTTCAGTATATGTCAGTAGAAGATAATATTATGGCAATCCTTGAGACACTAAAGATTTCAGCTAAGGAAAGGAAAACTCGGCTTGATACGTTGATCACAGAGTTTGGGCTTGAGAAAGTTAGGAAACAAAAAGGGTATCAGTTATCCGGCGGTGAAAAACGCAGATGCGAGATTGCGCGGGCGTTAGTGATTAACCCCACATTTTTATTGCTTGATGAACCGTTTACCGGGATTGATCCAATTGCGGTTGATGGGTTACAGGATCTTGTCCGCAGGTTGAAATCACGGGGGCTTGGGATACTTATTACCGATCATAATGTACGTGAAACTTTGGAGATTATTGACCGCGCATATATTATTTATCAGGGAGATATTTTGATACAGGGAACCGCGGAGGTCTTATTGAACGACCCGCAGGCACGAAAAATATATCTCGGTGAAAAGTTTAA